Proteins encoded within one genomic window of Rhizobium acidisoli:
- a CDS encoding acyltransferase — protein MIASNVNLGDGCVIHHRDLVNLYGCTIGSGTRIGTFVEIQKNVLVGKDCKISSHSFLCEGVTLEDGVFIGHGVMFTNDTYPRAVNSDGSLQTEADWVVIPTLVKRHASIGSNATILPGVTIGEAAQVGAGAVVTKDVPAGAIVAGVPARITGRVHDRSVDMQVLGGM, from the coding sequence ATGATTGCATCGAACGTCAACCTGGGTGACGGCTGCGTTATCCACCATCGGGATCTTGTGAATCTATACGGCTGTACGATCGGCTCGGGAACGCGCATCGGCACCTTCGTTGAAATCCAGAAAAACGTCCTCGTCGGAAAAGACTGCAAGATCTCCAGCCATTCCTTCCTCTGTGAAGGCGTGACGCTGGAGGACGGCGTTTTTATCGGCCACGGGGTCATGTTCACCAATGATACCTACCCGCGCGCCGTCAATTCGGACGGCAGTCTGCAGACGGAGGCCGACTGGGTCGTCATCCCCACTCTGGTCAAGCGCCACGCATCGATCGGCAGCAACGCCACCATTCTGCCCGGCGTGACGATCGGAGAGGCCGCACAGGTCGGCGCCGGCGCTGTCGTAACGAAGGATGTGCCTGCCGGCGCCATTGTTGCCGGCGTTCCGGCTAGAATCACCGGTCGCGTTCATGACCGGTCAGTTGACATGCAAGTGTTGGGAGGAATGTGA
- a CDS encoding Gfo/Idh/MocA family protein, translated as MIGIAVVGYGYWGPNLVRNISEAAGAQLLSVCDLNVERLAAVKSRYPAVTITDNFEEVLRDPRVDAIAIATPVSTHFKLAMQAMMAGKHVFVEKPMASTTEEAARMVEEAARRRLVLAVDHTFVHTGAVRKMRELVESGLGDMYYYDSVRVNLGLFQHDVSVIWDLAVHDLSILDHVVQERPVAVSATGMSHVLGEPENIAYLTLFFESKLIAHIHVNWLAPVKVRRTLIGGSNKMVVYDDLEPSEKIKVYDKGITLNPNSQAYGEKVHQMMVGYRSGDMWAPKLDMTEALKRELDQFVDCIEQNSRPITDGQAGLRVVRILESASRSLAQRGRIIELEEARRIA; from the coding sequence ATGATCGGCATTGCTGTAGTTGGGTATGGGTATTGGGGCCCGAACCTGGTTCGTAACATCTCGGAAGCGGCCGGCGCGCAGCTCCTTTCAGTTTGTGATCTGAACGTCGAACGGCTGGCGGCCGTCAAAAGCCGGTATCCCGCAGTGACGATCACCGACAATTTCGAGGAAGTTCTGCGCGATCCGAGAGTGGATGCAATCGCCATCGCAACGCCGGTCTCGACCCATTTCAAGCTCGCAATGCAGGCGATGATGGCCGGAAAGCATGTGTTTGTCGAAAAGCCGATGGCGTCGACGACGGAGGAAGCCGCCCGGATGGTCGAGGAAGCCGCGCGCAGACGCCTCGTACTGGCCGTGGATCATACCTTCGTTCACACCGGCGCCGTCCGCAAGATGCGCGAACTGGTCGAAAGCGGCTTGGGCGACATGTATTACTACGACTCGGTCCGGGTCAATCTGGGGCTCTTCCAGCACGATGTCAGCGTTATCTGGGATCTCGCGGTGCACGATCTGTCCATCCTGGACCATGTTGTGCAGGAAAGGCCGGTGGCTGTTTCTGCGACGGGCATGAGCCATGTGCTTGGCGAGCCGGAGAACATCGCCTATCTGACGCTTTTCTTCGAAAGCAAGCTTATCGCCCACATCCACGTCAATTGGCTGGCGCCCGTCAAGGTGCGCCGCACACTGATCGGCGGCAGCAACAAGATGGTCGTCTACGATGATCTGGAGCCCAGCGAAAAGATCAAGGTGTACGACAAGGGCATCACGCTGAACCCGAATTCCCAGGCCTACGGCGAAAAGGTGCATCAGATGATGGTCGGCTACCGCAGCGGCGACATGTGGGCGCCCAAGCTCGATATGACCGAGGCGTTGAAACGCGAGCTGGATCAGTTCGTCGATTGCATCGAGCAGAATTCGCGGCCCATCACCGATGGCCAAGCCGGGCTGCGCGTTGTTCGCATCCTTGAATCCGCAAGCCGGTCGCTCGCCCAGCGCGGTCGCATCATCGAGCTCGAAGAGGCGAGGCGCATTGCATGA
- a CDS encoding DegT/DnrJ/EryC1/StrS family aminotransferase, giving the protein MIPFLDLKAQYQSIKSEIDAAVLGVLGSGQYILGEEVARLEQEFADYCNVKHAIAVNTGTSALHLSLLAAGVGPGDEVITVPFTFVATVSAICYAGARPVFVDVEPVTLTMDPAQLEAKITPRTKAIIPVHLYGQMADMDAIKAIADHHRIPVIEDACQAHGAQYKGARAGSIGASGCFSFYPGKNLGACGEGGIVVTNSDDQAKTMRMLRDWGQEQRYHHLLKGFNYRMDAIQGAILRIKLRHLEAWTEARRAHGRRYSLLLGGSPNLRTPVEVADRRHVYHVYAIRSRDRDELQRVLSAEGIQSGLHYPIPVHLQKAHADLGYQAGDFPISEAAAREVLSLPIYPEMPAWHVDQVAAALEYAYVS; this is encoded by the coding sequence ATGATCCCGTTCCTGGACCTCAAAGCACAATATCAATCGATCAAGAGCGAAATCGACGCCGCCGTGCTCGGCGTGCTCGGCTCGGGACAATACATACTGGGCGAGGAGGTCGCCCGGCTCGAGCAGGAATTCGCGGATTATTGCAACGTCAAACATGCGATAGCCGTCAACACCGGGACGAGCGCCCTGCATCTGTCGCTGCTGGCGGCAGGTGTCGGACCCGGCGATGAAGTCATCACCGTGCCGTTTACCTTCGTCGCGACCGTGTCGGCGATCTGCTACGCAGGTGCACGGCCGGTGTTCGTCGATGTCGAGCCCGTGACGCTGACGATGGATCCGGCTCAGCTCGAGGCAAAGATCACTCCCAGAACCAAGGCCATTATTCCCGTCCATCTCTACGGTCAGATGGCCGATATGGACGCGATCAAGGCCATTGCCGACCACCACCGGATACCGGTCATCGAGGACGCCTGCCAGGCTCATGGAGCGCAGTACAAAGGCGCGCGCGCCGGCAGCATCGGCGCTTCCGGTTGCTTCAGTTTCTATCCCGGCAAGAATCTCGGCGCCTGCGGCGAGGGCGGTATCGTCGTCACCAACAGCGACGATCAGGCCAAGACGATGCGCATGCTGCGCGACTGGGGTCAGGAACAGCGTTATCACCATCTGCTGAAGGGCTTCAACTACCGCATGGATGCTATTCAAGGTGCGATCCTGCGCATCAAGCTCCGACATCTCGAAGCCTGGACCGAAGCGCGGCGCGCCCATGGCCGCCGCTATTCGCTGCTGCTCGGCGGTTCGCCGAATTTGAGGACGCCTGTCGAAGTCGCCGACCGGCGCCACGTCTACCACGTCTATGCCATCAGAAGCCGCGATCGCGACGAGCTTCAGCGCGTGCTGAGCGCCGAGGGCATCCAGTCCGGGCTGCACTATCCGATCCCCGTTCACCTGCAGAAGGCCCATGCCGACCTTGGGTACCAGGCCGGCGATTTCCCAATCTCGGAAGCCGCCGCACGGGAGGTGCTCTCGCTGCCGATCTATCCCGAGATGCCGGCGTGGCACGTCGATCAGGTGGCCGCTGCGCTGGAGTACGCCTATGTCAGCTAG
- a CDS encoding acyltransferase yields MSASRAGEARVVQAVHGRHERPADPAYQAGLAEELRQSYGRAGLIELYGRFAAGDGVIDTLMRKAIWQAIARRCGTGLQVAGGAGFKHPETFEIGNGVFIGAQAYIQGRFDGTCVIGDNVWIGPMAYFDARDLVIEDCVGWGPGAKVLGSSHTALPVDVPIIRTDLEIKPVRIGAWADIGTNATILPGVTIGKGAIVGAGAVVVSDVEPFSVVVGVPAKFTRWRTEADPVLDISHGGRS; encoded by the coding sequence ATGTCAGCTAGTCGTGCCGGTGAGGCCCGAGTCGTACAGGCGGTCCATGGCCGTCATGAAAGGCCGGCGGACCCGGCCTACCAGGCTGGGTTGGCCGAAGAACTCAGGCAATCTTATGGGCGCGCCGGCCTGATCGAGCTCTACGGTCGTTTTGCGGCCGGGGACGGTGTGATCGATACTCTGATGCGAAAAGCCATCTGGCAAGCCATTGCGCGGCGCTGCGGCACGGGATTGCAGGTTGCAGGCGGTGCCGGTTTCAAGCATCCGGAAACTTTCGAAATCGGCAATGGCGTGTTCATTGGCGCCCAGGCCTATATCCAGGGACGCTTCGACGGCACTTGCGTGATCGGCGACAATGTCTGGATCGGCCCGATGGCCTATTTCGACGCGCGCGACCTGGTGATCGAGGATTGTGTCGGTTGGGGACCTGGCGCCAAGGTGCTTGGTTCCAGCCACACGGCCCTGCCGGTGGATGTGCCGATCATCCGCACGGATCTCGAAATCAAGCCGGTCCGTATCGGCGCATGGGCCGACATCGGCACCAACGCCACAATTCTTCCCGGCGTGACCATCGGCAAGGGCGCGATCGTCGGTGCGGGCGCCGTTGTCGTCTCGGATGTCGAGCCGTTTTCAGTTGTCGTCGGCGTGCCGGCGAAGTTCACACGCTGGCGCACGGAGGCTGATCCTGTGCTGGATATATCGCATGGAGGAAGATCGTGA
- a CDS encoding NAD-dependent epimerase/dehydratase family protein — translation MRNQRVLITGGAGLIGSHIADLVALEKPREIIILDNFVRGRRDNLSTAIASGYVNIIEGDIRDRALLAKTFEGVDIVFHQAAIRITQCAEEPRLAFDVLAEGTFNVLETAVKAGVSKVVAASSASVLGLAESFPTTEEHHPYNNRTIYGAAKVFNEGLMRSFAEMYGLRYVALRYFNVYGPRMDVYGAYTEVLIRWMERLAAGMPPLVYGDGSQTMDFVDARDIARANILAAKSDVTDEVFNVASGTEISLLQLAKMLSDIMGSSVEPEHKEARTVNGVTRRLADISKAERLLGFKTEISMEQGLRDLVAWWQMQTDAGGQAA, via the coding sequence GTGAGAAATCAACGGGTGCTCATTACCGGCGGCGCCGGCCTGATCGGGTCGCATATTGCCGATCTCGTCGCATTGGAAAAACCGCGTGAGATTATCATTCTCGACAACTTCGTGCGCGGACGCCGGGATAATCTCAGTACGGCAATAGCCAGCGGGTACGTTAACATCATCGAGGGAGATATCCGCGACAGAGCCCTTCTGGCAAAAACCTTCGAAGGCGTCGATATCGTGTTCCATCAGGCCGCCATCCGCATCACGCAATGCGCGGAAGAGCCACGACTGGCTTTTGATGTCCTTGCGGAGGGCACGTTCAACGTTCTCGAAACTGCCGTCAAGGCAGGGGTTTCGAAGGTGGTCGCTGCTTCCTCGGCTTCTGTTCTGGGACTGGCCGAGAGCTTTCCAACGACCGAAGAGCATCATCCATACAATAATCGGACGATCTACGGCGCGGCGAAGGTATTCAACGAGGGGCTGATGCGCAGCTTTGCGGAAATGTACGGCCTGCGCTATGTGGCGCTCCGTTATTTCAACGTCTACGGGCCGCGCATGGACGTTTACGGCGCCTATACGGAAGTTCTGATCCGTTGGATGGAGCGTCTGGCGGCGGGAATGCCGCCCCTCGTCTACGGCGACGGCAGTCAGACGATGGACTTCGTCGATGCCCGTGACATCGCCCGCGCAAACATTTTGGCGGCGAAAAGCGATGTCACGGACGAAGTGTTCAACGTCGCGAGCGGCACGGAAATAAGCCTGCTGCAACTCGCGAAAATGCTGAGCGACATTATGGGTTCTTCAGTTGAGCCGGAGCACAAAGAAGCCCGCACGGTCAACGGCGTGACTCGTCGTCTTGCCGATATCAGCAAGGCCGAACGGCTCCTCGGCTTCAAGACGGAGATCTCCATGGAGCAAGGGCTTCGTGATCTCGTTGCCTGGTGGCAAATGCAGACCGACGCAGGGGGGCAGGCAGCATGA
- a CDS encoding DegT/DnrJ/EryC1/StrS family aminotransferase: MSSSQSTIPVAKPVLGEEEAEAARRVILSGWVTQGPEVAAFEREFAAFVGAAHACAMSNCTTALHLALKAVGVSAGDEVVTVSHSFIATANAVRYCDALPVFVDIEDDGYNIDANLIERAITPRTKAILCVHQLGMPCDLRAIVEIGKRHQIPIIEDAACATGSEILWDGRWEKIGKAHGDIACFSFHPRKVVTTGDGGMLTTANPEYDRKFRLWRQHGMSVTDAVRHGSKQVIFEDYDELGYNYRMTDLQAAVGREQLRRLPELVAQRRLLAEQYCERLQTIAGLSLPAEPRWARSNWQSFCVRLPDTVDQRAVMQTLLDQGISTRRGVMNIHLEGAYSGESSYRAATSLMRSVSAQQQTIILPLYAQMTVSDMDRVVEALRAAVADATVGAVNVQRAKDVAVA; the protein is encoded by the coding sequence ATGAGTTCATCTCAATCGACAATTCCTGTCGCCAAACCCGTCCTCGGCGAGGAAGAGGCTGAAGCTGCGCGCCGCGTCATTCTGTCGGGATGGGTGACGCAGGGGCCGGAGGTCGCCGCTTTCGAGCGTGAATTCGCTGCCTTTGTGGGCGCCGCGCATGCTTGTGCCATGTCCAACTGCACCACCGCGTTACATCTGGCGCTGAAGGCGGTCGGCGTATCCGCCGGCGATGAAGTCGTGACCGTCAGCCATTCTTTCATCGCGACCGCCAATGCGGTTCGATACTGCGATGCGCTGCCCGTTTTCGTCGATATCGAAGACGATGGTTACAATATCGACGCCAATCTGATCGAGCGGGCAATCACGCCTCGGACCAAGGCAATTCTCTGCGTGCATCAACTCGGCATGCCTTGTGATCTTCGCGCCATCGTCGAGATCGGCAAGCGCCATCAGATACCGATCATCGAGGATGCTGCCTGTGCGACGGGAAGCGAAATCCTGTGGGACGGGCGTTGGGAAAAGATCGGCAAAGCACATGGTGACATTGCGTGCTTCTCCTTCCACCCCAGGAAGGTCGTCACCACCGGCGATGGCGGTATGTTGACCACGGCCAATCCCGAATATGACCGGAAGTTCCGGCTCTGGCGCCAGCACGGCATGAGCGTCACCGATGCCGTCCGTCACGGCTCGAAGCAGGTGATCTTCGAAGACTATGACGAGTTGGGTTACAATTACCGGATGACCGATCTTCAGGCGGCCGTCGGTCGCGAGCAATTGCGGCGGCTGCCGGAGTTGGTTGCCCAGCGCAGGCTGCTTGCCGAGCAATATTGCGAACGTCTGCAGACGATTGCCGGGCTTTCTCTCCCGGCCGAACCGCGCTGGGCTCGCAGCAACTGGCAGAGCTTCTGTGTGAGATTGCCCGATACGGTCGACCAGCGGGCGGTCATGCAGACGCTGCTCGATCAGGGTATCTCGACCCGGCGTGGTGTGATGAACATTCATCTGGAGGGAGCCTATTCAGGTGAGAGCTCCTACCGCGCTGCCACGAGCTTGATGCGGAGCGTATCTGCGCAGCAGCAAACGATCATCCTGCCGCTTTATGCCCAGATGACGGTGTCCGACATGGACCGGGTTGTCGAGGCACTTCGCGCCGCCGTTGCCGACGCGACCGTCGGAGCCGTCAACGTGCAACGTGCCAAGGATGTCGCTGTCGCCTGA
- a CDS encoding O-antigen translocase, whose amino-acid sequence MTVRMIPPSGQTYTQILKSTMLMGGSSLVNVALSIIRNKALALLLGPEGVGLLGLYGAILDIAQAIAGLGVSSSGVRRVAEAAGGGDGEKIARSAAVLRRISLVLGLLGGLLLAMLAFPVSKFTFGDYQHTGGVALLSLAVFCRIVAAGQAALIQGLRGIANLARINVLSGLFGTIVSIPLIYLFGEQAIVPSLVAIAAVSVLPTWWYSKQISRHPPPMSARQFGQEAKSLFRLGVAFMASGLLTFGAAYAIRIIVLNEGGVVAAGLYQAAWALGGLYAGFILQAMGTDFYPRLTAIAHDNAECNRLVNEQAEISLLLAGPGLLATLTLAPLVMSLFYSAEFHGAVELLRWICLGMMLRIVAWPMGFIVLAKGAQTIFFWTEVAATLVHVGLAWLFVSEFGTTGAGMAFFGLYVWHSILIYVIVRRLTGFRWSPANRRHALLFLPVSGLVVSAFLFLSPWSATVVGCVAVVLCGLYSLRMLIDLLPPESVPATIREWITKSA is encoded by the coding sequence ATGACTGTGCGCATGATCCCACCCAGCGGCCAGACTTATACTCAGATCCTCAAGTCGACGATGCTGATGGGCGGTTCCTCGCTGGTCAATGTCGCCCTGAGCATCATCCGCAACAAGGCGCTCGCCCTTCTGCTCGGCCCTGAAGGCGTCGGGCTTCTCGGCCTTTACGGGGCAATCCTCGATATCGCGCAGGCGATAGCCGGTCTTGGTGTGAGCAGCAGCGGTGTGCGCCGGGTCGCCGAGGCGGCGGGCGGCGGCGACGGAGAGAAGATCGCGCGGTCGGCGGCAGTGCTCAGGCGCATCTCGCTGGTGCTCGGGTTGCTCGGCGGGCTTTTGCTGGCGATGCTGGCGTTTCCGGTCTCGAAATTCACCTTCGGCGATTACCAGCACACCGGCGGCGTTGCGCTGCTCTCCCTGGCCGTCTTCTGTCGGATCGTAGCTGCCGGGCAAGCTGCATTGATCCAGGGCTTGCGGGGCATTGCAAATCTTGCCCGCATCAATGTGCTTTCAGGGCTCTTTGGCACGATCGTCAGCATCCCGCTAATCTATCTGTTCGGCGAGCAGGCGATCGTACCCTCTCTCGTGGCGATCGCGGCCGTCTCGGTCCTTCCCACCTGGTGGTACAGCAAACAAATATCCAGGCACCCACCGCCAATGTCGGCGCGCCAATTCGGCCAGGAAGCGAAATCCCTGTTCAGACTCGGCGTCGCTTTCATGGCAAGCGGGCTTCTGACCTTCGGCGCGGCCTATGCCATCCGCATCATCGTGCTGAATGAAGGGGGCGTCGTCGCGGCGGGATTGTATCAGGCAGCCTGGGCGCTTGGCGGTCTCTATGCCGGCTTTATCCTGCAGGCGATGGGAACGGACTTCTATCCGCGCTTGACCGCAATCGCGCACGATAATGCTGAGTGCAACCGGCTGGTCAATGAGCAGGCGGAAATCAGCTTGCTGCTGGCCGGCCCTGGACTGCTCGCCACCCTGACCCTGGCACCGCTCGTGATGAGTTTGTTCTATTCGGCGGAGTTTCACGGGGCCGTGGAGCTTCTGCGCTGGATCTGCCTTGGAATGATGCTCAGGATCGTCGCTTGGCCGATGGGTTTCATCGTGCTCGCGAAGGGTGCGCAGACGATCTTCTTTTGGACCGAGGTCGCAGCAACGCTGGTGCATGTGGGGCTGGCGTGGCTCTTCGTATCAGAATTCGGCACGACAGGGGCCGGCATGGCGTTCTTCGGCCTCTACGTCTGGCATAGTATTCTGATTTACGTGATCGTGCGTCGGCTCACCGGCTTTCGCTGGTCGCCCGCCAATCGCAGGCACGCGCTTCTCTTCCTGCCTGTATCGGGATTGGTCGTCTCGGCCTTTTTGTTCTTATCGCCATGGTCGGCGACGGTAGTTGGCTGTGTCGCCGTTGTTCTCTGCGGGCTCTATTCGCTGCGCATGCTGATCGACCTGCTTCCGCCGGAATCCGTGCCGGCAACCATCCGCGAATGGATCACGAAATCGGCATAA
- a CDS encoding polysaccharide biosynthesis/export family protein → MYMISSHRAPHLFLRATFILGALFFLAGTAPPALADNASLAPQTKIRLTIVQWMQSRGQYERWDALGGEYRVSDDGTVFLPFLGSLSVGNRTDTDLTNEIGKRLQEKIGLVQPPAVSIEILEYPPIYVVGDVTTPGQYSFRPGLTVLQSLAMSGGPRRAKDEQQTHSIQIVGELREIDHSILRSTARLARLQAEMDGAQEIIFDQATGADQQFAAGIFNEERIIFRARANALERQARAFTELRDLLTTEISTLEEKLTGADDNIKSVEDQLVSVKSLVQKGLTISSRQMDLERLLTTYRSDKLDLLTAVMRGRQAVSETTRNLEGLYDARRSEVATEAQSERASLDQFKLKRETLQKLLIADLGSNDGVKNLVEDLPLTFSVTRRSDGQINKIEASETTTLAPGDVVRVAQPHILDNSPQANTAPSFESQTLADRAGQ, encoded by the coding sequence ATGTACATGATTTCATCGCACCGCGCCCCCCATCTGTTCCTCCGCGCGACGTTTATCCTCGGCGCACTCTTCTTTCTTGCCGGAACTGCGCCGCCGGCTCTCGCCGACAACGCGTCCTTGGCGCCACAAACGAAAATCCGCCTGACGATCGTCCAATGGATGCAGTCCAGGGGCCAGTATGAACGATGGGATGCGCTTGGCGGCGAATACAGGGTCTCGGATGACGGCACGGTCTTTTTGCCGTTTCTTGGGTCCCTTTCCGTCGGCAATCGCACAGACACCGACCTCACAAACGAGATCGGCAAGCGTCTGCAGGAAAAAATCGGGTTGGTTCAGCCGCCAGCGGTCAGCATCGAAATTCTCGAATACCCGCCGATCTACGTCGTGGGAGACGTAACCACGCCTGGGCAGTACAGCTTCCGCCCCGGGCTGACCGTCCTGCAATCGCTGGCAATGAGCGGCGGGCCGCGTCGTGCCAAAGATGAGCAGCAAACGCATTCGATCCAGATCGTCGGGGAATTGCGCGAAATCGATCACTCGATCCTGCGCAGCACCGCGAGGCTGGCACGGCTCCAGGCGGAGATGGATGGGGCTCAGGAGATTATCTTCGATCAGGCGACCGGCGCCGATCAGCAATTTGCGGCCGGCATATTCAACGAGGAAAGGATCATCTTTCGGGCTCGCGCCAATGCGCTGGAGAGGCAGGCAAGGGCGTTCACCGAATTACGCGATCTTTTGACCACTGAGATATCGACGTTGGAAGAGAAACTGACAGGCGCGGACGACAATATCAAATCCGTCGAGGACCAATTGGTCAGCGTCAAGTCCCTGGTCCAGAAAGGCCTGACGATCTCGTCAAGGCAGATGGATCTGGAACGGCTGCTGACGACTTACCGCTCCGACAAGCTCGACCTTCTCACCGCCGTCATGCGGGGCCGCCAGGCGGTCAGCGAGACGACGCGGAACCTCGAGGGACTTTACGATGCACGTCGGAGCGAAGTGGCGACCGAAGCGCAGTCCGAACGAGCAAGTCTCGATCAATTCAAGCTGAAGCGCGAAACACTGCAGAAGCTGCTCATCGCGGACCTTGGGAGCAATGACGGCGTCAAGAACCTTGTCGAGGACCTCCCGCTTACCTTTAGCGTGACCCGTCGCAGCGATGGACAGATCAATAAGATCGAAGCCTCGGAAACGACGACGTTGGCACCGGGCGATGTGGTGAGAGTCGCTCAGCCGCATATCTTGGATAATTCGCCTCAGGCCAACACAGCCCCGTCTTTCGAGTCCCAAACGCTTGCAGATCGGGCCGGCCAGTGA